Within the Streptomyces sp. Alt3 genome, the region GAGCAGTGGATCGGTGGATCAGGTCCAGGCAGGAATTGATCAGCCTGCAGGTGGCCAGGGACGGCGGGGCGGGGCCGGTAGCAGCATAGGCGATGTCAGATGGCGCGCGGGATCGGTGAGGCTCCTTATACGCCCAGCCCGACCGCCTGGCAGCGCGCGGGTCGGGAGCCCAGGAGTGCGGAACGCGAACTCCCGGCCCACCGCCGCGTGCCCGCGGGCGCTGGCGTAGACGAGGTAGCCGGCGACCTCGGAGTCTCGATCCGGCCGATACTCGACGACGTATTCGCGCACCTCATCGCGCACCGCATCGGCGTCCCAGGATGTCCGGCACAACAGATGCTGCATGCCGTGCGGGTCTTCTCTCCGGCCACTCCGTGATCGTCCAGCAATTCCTTCGCGGCAGGTCCGACAACATTCCGGTACCAACCGCCCGGCCCGCAAGCTGGGGATCGACCCGGGCAAACCGGCCCGGGATGCGACCCATGGCCACCTCCCGCCAACGGCCGGTGACCTACTCAAACGCTTCTTCTCACCGGGCCATGGATCCCACATTCCCTCGCCTCGGACACAGCAGTAGCCCGACCACACCACCCAGTCCCGCTGACCAGCTCGTCCCCCGGGGCCCTACTCAGCTTTCAAGCAAGTCGTTAATGTACTCGCGGAGTTCAGGTGTCGCCTCCCCGAGTCGGATATCCCGCAACTGTGCTACATGGTCAACGCCGACATGGCCGGTTGACATCAATTCGAGGATGGCGTGGAGCTCGGCCTCCAGGGTCGAGTTTTCCTTCTCGGAGGCCGCAGCCGCCGCCAGCAGCGTAGCCAACGACGAAGCCTGAGCGGGCGAATAGGAACTCAAGTGATCGGTAACTTCGTCGGCCGCGCGTTCACGCACCGCCGATTCCGTGTCCAAGACCTTGCGCGCCACGTCGATGAATTCACAGGGTTCCATGTGCTCAACCTACTTGCTCAATATGGAAGTGGATACTGACTCGGCCAGGGGATATGCGTACCGTTGGCCGCATCCGGATCGTAATGCGGACTATTCGGGTTGTGGACTTGCCGATGGTACAAAACCCCTGCTTCGTCCTGGTATTTGCCACCGATCACTACCCGATAGACGTCTCCATTCGCCGCATTCGAGCCCGCCGGGGCGGTCCCGTCCTTGTCATGAACTCGGAGCCGAGCTGTGTTTCCCGTCTCAGGGTCTTTCCACTTGTACTCGACTCCCTTTTGCGCACCACCGTTGGCGTCCGGTGTGAGTACTCGCATTTCGGCGTCACCAGGAACGATATCAAGTGGGTTGTGATTCCTCAGGTCCCAGCCGCCGTCCTTGATACGAGGGGGGCAGGGAGCGAGACCGAGCGGATCGACCCATGCATGCGGGTTGAGCACATATGCGACGGGATTGGGTGAGGGCTCCAGGCCGAGCGGGTCCGAGGTCAGGTACCGGGCTGTCGCGGGGTCGTAGTGACGGAAGTAGTTGTAATGCAAGCCCGTTTCGGGGTCGTAGTACTGCCCTGGGAAGCGTAGCGGCGTGTAGGTGGTGCTGTTCGCGGCCCAGGTGGTCATGCCCCAGAGCGTGCTCCGTGTGCGCCACGCGATCCGGCCCTCACCGTCGACGAGTTCGCTGGGTGTGCCCGTCAGATCCGTGACGATGGCGAAGAAGCGCGAGTCGATCTCTTCCTGCGGGGCATCGGCGGCGGCGATGCGCTCTCTCTGAGCCAGGGGCTGCAGGCCCTGGTGGTCCCATGTAAGAGTGACCGGGTGGGGCAGCTCGGTGGACGTGGTGGTTTGCTCACACAAGGCCGTTTCGTCCCAGGTGAACACCACCCGTTCGACGACGGTTTCCCCTTCTTCCGCCAGGCGGAGTTTCGCGGTGCGACGCCCCAGTGGGTCGTAGGTGTAACGCCAGCGGGTGCCCTCTGGGGTGACGACCGAGGTGAGGCGGTCCTCGGCGTCCCACTCATAGCGCCAGGTGTCCGGTTTGCGGGACAGTCGGGTCTTCTGCCTGAGGGTGATGCGGCCGAGGTTGTCGTGTTCGTAGCGGACATCGCCCGCACGGGTGATTCGGGTTCCAACGTAGGTGCGAGCGCCTACTGCCTCCTGGCCGGGGTGGTCCGGCGGCCAGGTTGCCTGGATTTGGTTGTTGGCCTCATCGTAGGCGTAGGTCTCAGTCCAGTTGGCTGCGTGGACCGCCGTCACCCGGCCGATCGCGTCGAGGTCGAAGCGGCGGGAGCCTGAGAGATGGTCGAGGGTGCTGAGGAGATGACCGTCAGCGCGGTAGGTGTACGCGCGCTGTTGAACCAGGCTGCCGTCCACCCTTGCCATCGCCTGGGTGGTCAGGCGGCCCAGGGTGTCGAAGGTGTGCTCCAGAGTCAGCGTCTCACCGATGTGGCGGGTCACCTCGCGGCCGGCCTCGTCGTAGGCGAAGTCTATGGCCCAGCCAGAGGCCAGCATGCCGGTGCGGCGTCCGGCTGCGTCGTATGACCAGGTCGTTGATGCGCCGGACGGTGTCCTACGGCCCGTACGACGCCCCAGCTCGTCGTACCAGTAGGCCATGACGCGGCCGTCGATCGCCTCCTCGCGCACTCGGCCGAATCGATCCCGCAGCACCGTGAGTGTGTTGCCGCTTGGTCCGGTGGCCTGCGCTACTTGGTCGGTCAGGTCGTAGGCGTAGGTGGTGACCTCACCAGCCGCGTCCTTACGGACTACCTGGCCCAGTTCGTTCCGCTCGAGCCGCACCATCTGGCCCAGGGCGTTGGTGCGAGAAACCAGCCTGCCCATGGCGTCGCGGGTGTAGGTCAGAGAGCGGTTGTCGAAGTCGGTCTCGGATGACAGGCGTCCGGCCGCGTCATACCTATAACTCCATGTCAGACCCTGCGCATTGATAACCTTAGTCAGCCGCAGTGCGGTGTCGTGCTCGAACTCGTGGCGAACCCCGTCCGCGTCGGTGCGGGCAGCGAGCAGATCGAAGTGGGTGTACTCGAATTGGCGGACCGCACCCGTGGGATTGGTATGGCTGGTGCAGTTACCCTCACCGTCATACGTCCACGACTCGCTCGCGCCGTCCGGCGCTGTACGGCGGGACAGCCGGCCTTCCACGGTCCATTCCAGGTGGATCGTGGCACCGGTCGGGTCGGTGATGGTGGTGGGACAGCCGGAGGCATCGCGTTCGTAGCGGGTCACCGCGCCCAGCGGATCGGCGACCGCCGAGGGCAGGCCGATCCGGTCGCAGACCACGCGGATGGTGTGGCCGAGCGGCTTGGTCACGAGTGTCAGGTTTCCGGCCTCGTCGTACGCGAAGCGACTGGTCAAGCCGGCGGAATCGGTTACCGAAGTGCGGTTTCCGCGCTCGTCATACGTTTGTCGGGTGATCGTCCCGTCCGCACCCTTGACGCGCACCGGTAGCCCGAGGGCGTTGTATTCGGCGGTCGTTTCTCGCCCGTCCGGTCGGACCACCGATATGAGACGGCCGTGCTCGTCGTATGTGGCCTGGATGACGTGGCCGAGCGGGTCCGTGACGGACAGCAGTCGGTCGTAGCGGTCGTGCTCGAAGCGGGTGACCGCACCCAGAGGGTCGATCTCGGCGACGACCTGGGCGCGGTCGTTGATCACATACTGGGTGGTGTGGCCCATGCCGTCAGTCATGGACGTCATGCGCAGACCGGTCTCAGGGTCTGTGCCGTCCCAGGTGAAGCGGGCTTCGAGGTGGCCGTTCGTGCCGGCCTGGTAGATGCAGCGGTCGTGTTCGTCGTAGACGTATTCGTACCGGCTGCCGTTGGTGTCGGTCCAGGCGGTGATGCGGCCCAGTTCGTCGCAGTCGAAGCGCATGGGCTTGCCCGATGAGTTGGTGACCGTGGTGAGGTGGCCGTCGGTGTAGCCGTAGCGGAGGATTTCCTGGTCGGTGCCGTCGGGGCCGGCGCCCGCCAGGTGCAGGGTGGTGACCCTGCCTTCGGCGGTGGTGAGTTTCAGGTGGTAGCCGCCGTGGTGCACGATCGAGGTCGGGGCACCTGCCTCGTCGTGCTCGAAGGCGATCCAGCGGCCGTTGCGGTCGTCGATCTGGGCCAGGAGCGCCAGTTCTCCCGTGGGCTGGTCGACGAAGTGCCGGACCTGGCCGGTTTCCGGGTCGGTGACGGTGTAGCCGTCGGCCACCCGGTCCAGGGGCCAGCGCCGGCCGTGCGTGGGCATGACGGGAACACCGGGTGCGGGGTGCGGGTAGGCGAGCAGGCTTCCCTCGTTGCAGCTGAAGACCACGCCTTCCGCGTCGATCTCCAGCCGCTGGTCGACGGTGCTGGACCAGCCGGTGCCGAACCAGCGGCCGGCCCGGTGCGAGGAGTCGAAGACACGCTCGAAGACCAGGGGCAAAGACCCGGGCAGCACGATGTCGGTCTGCGGGAGCAGCATGCGCCCGGTCGCGACGTCGATGGGATCCCCGGCGCACTTGACCTTGCTGCACTGCTGCCCGTGGGAGTCAGGATTGTCTTCGTGTCCTCGGCGGTTGGGACTCTTGGGGCGTTCGGCGAGGTCTTTCATCCCGGCCCGTAGGCCGCCCTTGATCAGGCCCCCGCCCTTGGTACCGATGAGTTCGGGCACGAGTCGGCCGAGGAATTCGGAGGGGTCTCCCTTGGCCGCGTCCCAGGCGTTCTTCAGCGCGCGGTCGGGGTTGGCGACGGTGGAGGTGAGGCCGGCGAGCGTCATGTTGACGCCCTTGTAGTACTCGGCCGGGTGCGTCAGGTTGTACGGATCCTGCGGGTTGACCGACCGGACGAAGTTCACCAGCCCCGCGGTGCCCTTGATGACACCACCGCCGAAGTGCGCCAGCTCCATACCCTGGCCGACCCCGTAGTCGAACAGCTCCTGCTTTGCCCGGTCCATCCCGGTCGGTTCCTTCGGAGCGTGCGCCATCGCGGCCGTGATCGCACCCTTCGCGGCCTCGCCTGCGTCGTCACGCGCCCGCCGGGCCCGCTGGAGGATCTCCTGCGCGTGCCGGCGCTTGGCCGCGCCCGGGTCGGAGAACGTCCCCGGATGCGGAAGCGGATGGTCGGTGTTGCGGACCGCGTTGTACGCCTCCGCCTTCTCCTTGAACGCGGCCGCCGCGGTCTCGTAGTCCTGCTTGCCCTCCTTGTACAGGGCAATCGCCTCACCGGCCTTGGCCTGCGCGCTGGTCACCACCCCGGCGAACGTCTCCAGCGCCTTGGCCGCGTCCTCGAACGCATCCGCCGCCCGCAACCAGTCGGTCGGCAACGTCTGGAACTTGGCCCGGAACGCGTCGGCGGCCTCGCCCTTCCAGTGACCGGAGTCGAGCTTCTTCATCCCGCCACCGACGAGATCGAACGCCTTCTGAAAATCCCGGAGGTTCTTCACCGCCGCACTGATCTTCTCCGGCCGCCCATGGATCAGCTCGTCGGCTTCCTCGGTCTGGCCGAGCTGCTGCTCCCCGACCTCCGCGCCCAAGGAGGAGGCGGTCTCATCGCCCCAGTCCTCGACCTTGTCCGCCCACTCATCGGCACCGACCTTCTCCAGGCCCGAGCCGAGCACATCGGTGCCCTTGTCGATCCCGGTACCGAGGATCTCCTTGCCCTTGTCGACCACATCGCCGGCACCGTCGTACAGGTCACCGACAAACTTCCCCAAGTCCCCCATCAGCGACTCTCCCCCCACCGCGGCTGCTCAGCCTGATCGATCGTCTCCTGCGACGGATCGAGCTGATCTCTCATCCGCTCGTCCGCCGCGTCCCGTACCTCCGGGTCCATCAGCCCGTTGCGCTCCATCGAGTCGAGGGCGGCGTCCTCCACGTCGTAGGCGGTGTCCTTCCAGGTCTGCTTGACCTCGGCGTGAGCCGCATCCCACGACTCGCGGCTGTAGTCCGGGTTGTCGTACGCGGACTGGGTGCTGACCGTGTCCCAGCTCATCGCCTTGACCTCGTCCTCGGACGCATGCGGATTCCCGTTCAGAGAGTTCACACCGATCTTGATCGAGTCCTTGACGTATTGCTCCTGCTCCGCATACGAACCCGCCGACAGGCCCACGCCGAGAGCGAAGCCGTTCCCCTTCTGCGTCAGGGCCCGCACACCCCACTCCCAGCGGTCGCAGAACGTCTCGAACTCCGACGTCAGCCCGCCATGCCCCAACTCCAGTCCCGACAGAGCAAGATCAGAGAAACCCCGGCCCGTCGACGCCTGGCCGATGAACCCGAGTTCCTTCAGCTCCGCATGCGCCAGGTCGATGCCCTTCGCGATCTCCGCCAACGCCTCCGGCGGCACCTGCAGATCTGCGTTCTCCCCGCTCACTGCGTCCCCCCGAGATCCACCGCGACCACGTCCGGCACGATGCCCGCCACCGGCGGGAACAACATCCCGCCATCCGTACTGCCCGCGTCCAGCGCCACTCCGGCCGGACCCGGCAGCAACGGCACCATCACATCCAGCAACCGCGCACCCAGAACGGTCCGATACGTCCACTCCCGCCCGGCGCCCCCGCGAGCCAGCGCGAACCGGGCCAGCGCCTCCCCATCCGAGAACGCACAGATCCAGCGCACACCGTTCTGCTCCGCCGACCACAGAGCACCGGTCTCATCCAGCGGCACCAACACCGCCGTACGCCGGAACTCACCCAGCAACACGGCGAACTCATGTCGAGCCGCCGCCATCAGATGATCATCTGGTGGCGCGACAGGGCCCGGCACCTGCGCCTCATACGGTGCGAGTGGCGCCTCGGGAGCAGGCCAGTTGACCAAGTCGGCGATCTTCGAACGCTGGGCAGGCGGCTCCGCAACATCATCCCCGTTATCGAACACCTACCGAATGCTGTCACGGCACGCTTCCCAAGAGCAACGAACAAAAGCAGCCAGACCATCACGGTGCCACCCCGGCACAGCTCCAAGCCAGTCAGCAACGGCCCGCAAAGCCAGGGAACTGAACCTGCCCAGCATGGTCAGAGGTACCGAGATCGCCCCGTGATCGCCCCAGTGACCAGAGCAATGCGACTGGTCCAGGGTTCCGAGGCAAGCGTCATCCGAGCGTCAAGAAGCTCCGAACGCGAACCTGAAGGCGCCGCCTATGCGGGCGTCTCCCCCATGAATGCGCAGGTCAGCCAGCCTGCGAGGATCGATCCGTCCGCTCGACCCGCTGCATGGAGGGAAACAGGTCGAGCGACCCACCTGGACCACAAAACCGCAGGTCAGGCACCCTTGTCAGTAGGCTCCAGAATCGCCACGCACTCAACGTGCGAAGTCATCGAAAAGATGTCGGCCTGGACGCAGGTAAGAAAGCAGCAGGTCAGAGGTGCTTTGGGGTCTCGCATGAGGGCCGCCGGGCGCCCGGAGCGTCAAATGAGCGTCACTGTCCTACGTCAGTTCGGCATCGGCAATCTGGCGCGTCACGGCTACCCGTAGTACGCAGCGCCTCCCGTGGGACGGAGCCTTACGGCTGATCAAAATCTGCTGACGAGGCCAGTCCGGACCTGGGAGGCTTGTCCCGCCTGTTGCACGCCGTCCGGGGACGGAGCCACCCACTAGCCGGGGGCGCCTTGAGGGTTTCGTTCGCCCGCCGAAACTGGGCGTTCTCGGCCTTGAGCCACCCGCGCAAAAGCGGAGCGGACCATGAATACTCAAGAGCTGGCGAACCCTCGCTACGAGGTACGACAAACGGTTCCTACGTCTTCCAAGACACCGTCACCGTGGCCACCATACGGCTCTGGTTTCGCCCTCCCCGCCTTCACACCGACGCCGCCCACGGCCGTACGAACTATTGGGGTGGCGTAGGCGCGGCACCGGTGCACCCATCGGTGCGTGGTGCCGCGGAGTTGCCGTGCGGAGGTCGCGCAGCCGATAGCGTGACTGTCCGAGTCGTCGCCCGCTGTGAGCAACGGGTATGGGAGGGAGTCGCACGTGCAGGTATCGACGCTGAGTCTTTGGGGCGCGTGGGCGTTCGGGGTCGTCATCGGCTGGATCGCGTACCGCACACTGCGGCGGACCACAGACGGGCCGCGCATCGCCGATCTCGTCACCGTGATCGCTGCCCTGGGCGGTGGCACCGTCGTCAGTACGCAGTTCGCCGAACCAGATCTCTTCGCCATGTACGGCATCGGGCTCATGGTCGGCTTCTTCGCCTACTTGATCACCGGTTCCCTAACGGACCGCGCGGCACGCAAGACCGATCAGCGGGCTCTCGCCCAGGCTCCCGTCCCGCAGCAGGGTCAGGAGCCGCAGCCGCCCCGGACCCCCGGCGAGCCGACGCCGCAGGTAACCGCCGGAGCGACGCAGCAGGCCCCTGGTGAGCCGACGCCGCAGCCCACCAGCGCCCCGGCGCCCCAGGCCCCTGACCCGGTGCCGCAGATCGCAGCCGGTCCTCGCACCGGGCACTGGATGGGTGACAAGCCGGAGCGGAGAGGGCGGTAAGTCGAATTACCGCAAGTTGTCAGGACACGTTGCGCAGGCGCAGCTCCGCGGAGCAGTAGGCGGTGTAGGCCAGCCCCAGCACGTTGTTCTTGCGCAGCATGGTCATGCGGACCTTGTGCAGGGCTGGCCCGACCGCTTCGCCAGCGAGGAGCCGCTCCCAGAAGCGCTCGCCGATCTCGTTGGCCATCCCCTGTTCGATCATGATCTCGGTGCCCACCACTCCAGCGGCGCTGAAGGCGGAGAAGGCTTCGACGAAGGTCAGCCAGGAGGCCGGGTCGGTGTCGAGGGTGTGACAGCCGTTGAGGAAGACGACGGGGGCCACCTCGTCGCCCTGCCGCCAGGGTGAGGAGTCCGCCCAGGCGGCGAGATCCCGCGGGGTGATCCGTTCTCCCTGACCGATCTCCAGCACGGTGGTGCTGGGGGGCTCGGCCAGGGGGTCGGGGCGGCGCCCGTGGCCGTAGAAGTAGACGCAGGCTCCCGAGGCGTCGATCAGCGCCTTGCGCAGTGTGTCGCTGCGGTTGCAGTCGTGGACGCCGCCGTGCAGGAAGTGGCCACGCAACACGGTGAGGTGATTGTCCATCAACTCTTGGTCGATCGTGAGGCTGCGAGCCACGGTCAGTGCCGGGGCCTCACCGTCACGGCCCGCCCACAGCTGCAGTCGGCGGCCGGGCGGGGCCGACGGCGGCTGCTCGATGAAGTGGCGATATCCCCAGAAGCCGAACGGACACAGGGTGTTGAGCCCGTGTCGGCTCTCCTCGGGGCAGGAACGTGCCGTGTCGTCGCGATGGACCTCCGCCCATCCGGCGGCGCAGCGCTCCAGGTCTCCCTGGTTGTCGAGGGGGATGTCGTAGAGCAGGCTCCAGGGGAAGGTGACGTTGCCGAGCTCCTGCTGGCAGACCTGGATCGCCGCGGGTGCCCTCAACACGCGTCGCAGCCCCTCCCGCTCGGGCCGACTGCGGGCGAGCAGGAGGAAGAGCTCCGCGCCCTGGTGGGCGAGCTTCGCCAGGTCGTCGTGGGCGGCGTCGGGCGTCTTGGCGTTGTTCTCGTCGATCAGATTCTCGAGGGAGTCGTCCTCGTGGTGGACCGCGTGGAGGCCGAACAGGACGTCACGGATGCGCTGGAGCGCGCCCCGCACCTGGTGCTCGGTCAGCCAGAAGCTGCTGACCGGCCCGTCCTGGGAGAGGACGTCGATCGTCATCGTCCCGCCGACGGGCCGGCCGACCCGGACCGCGGCGGTCCGCGCGGGCAGCGCCGCAAGCTGCGCGTACCCGGCCGTCAGGGTGTAGTCGACGCTCGCCGTGGTGTCGCCGTCGGGGCTCTCGTGGGCGCCGACGCGGGCGGTCAGGGAGACCGACTGCAGCTGGTTTCCGCGGTAGGACACGAACAGGCGCAGGCGGGCCGGGCCCGGCTCGTCGGGCGCGGTGAAGGGGATGTACAGGTGTTCGCCGCGGTGTACCGGTTCGCAGGTGTGGGGCGCGTGCTCGCGCGGCGGACAGGGACAGACCCAGCTGGGGCCGGTCCGCGGCAGGAAGACCGAGTGCCGTGCGGCGGGCAGGTCGAAGTCGTCGCTGAGGACGGTGATCTCCAGCCAGTCGCCCCGCCCGCCGTCGTCCGTGTGGCCGAGCATGCCGTCGGGGAACGGGCGGGCCTGCCGCGCCAGGAGACTCTGGTCGGCGAGCCGACCGATGTCCACTTGGAGTTCGTAGGTCCGGCCCGCGGCGAGGACGCGGTCGGCGGGGACGGTCTGCCGGGACAGGGGCCAGACGACGGAGAGGTTGAGGAAGCGGTCGGCGTCCGGTTCCGTCACCGAGTTCTGGTCCGTGGCCGGTTCGATGTCCCCCACCGAAATGTCGCCAAGAGGCGGGACGGTGACGCCGTCCGGGCGGCCGTCAGGCGGGGCCTGGGTGCCAGGGCCGCGCAGGCCGTCCTGCCGGGCCGCGCGGAACAGCTCCAGCACCAGTAGCGCCCCCGGATACTCCCCCAAGACCCCAAAGAACTCGTCGGTGAAGTCCTCGGCACCGAGGTCCGTGCGGTGCAGGAGGGCCTCCCACTTACGACGTGCCTCGTCCTCCAGTTCCGACCGGCGCCAGAACTCCGATGCCCGCAGCTCCCGCAGTTCGGCTTCGGACGGACAGCGCGGTGCGCCGGGGTACGGGCCGGTCTCGTGCACGGTGCCAGTCCTCTTCGCGGGTCGACGGGCGTCCATTGTGTGGCCGGTGCCCGCGCGGGCGCGATGGTTTCGCCGATTAGGGTGACGGTGAACGCGCCGTGCGACGAGGGAAGCGGGGGCCAGCAGCGGTGAGCGGAGCCCAGGACCTGACCATCAGGCTGTCGTGGACGGACGACCGCAAGGCGACCGCGGTCGTCGTCGACGCTGACGACCGTCCGCTGCACACCCCACAGCCCCGGGCTTTGGGCCCGAACACGGCAACGGCCTGGGACGAGCCGGTGCCGTCCGTGGTGGCGGAGATGCTGGCAAGGGCCCTGTTCCCTCCCTCCGTCCGCCGGATCGTCGCCGAACGGGCTCCGTACCTGGCTGGCGACGGTCATCTGCGGCTGCGGCTGGTCCTGCCCGGCGCCGGGGACGAGGGGCCGCGCCCGCTCGGCGCCCTGCGCTGGGAGTCGGTACGCGTCCCCTCTCCGACTGCCCCCGCCGTCGCCTGGGAGGACTGGGCGGCCGAGGCGGGGCCCCTGCCCGACGGGGGCCACGAGCTGGGCAGGCACCCGCGATTCACCCTCGTCCGCGAGGTACGGCCCGTGCGTCCGCTGCCCGCCATGGACAGACCCGGAAAGGGGCTGGTGCTCGTCGCCGACGCCACCTCCGTCCATGGCGACATCAGCACGCCGCAGCACGTGGAGAGAGTGCCGTCGCCCGAGAGCTGGAGGCGAGGAGACGCCGACCGGCAGTCCGTGACACGGGCGCTGAACGGGTCGTGGCTTTCGGCCCGTACCCTGCCCGCCCCCGCGACCGCCGAGGAGATGCAGCGGCAACTCGCCTCGGGGGCCGGAATCTTTTACTTCGGCGGACACCAGACGGCCGGGGGGCTCGTGGTGGGTGCCGAGGGCGGCATCGGCGCGGCCGAGTGGCTGGACGCCGGGACCGTGGCAGGCTGGCTGCGGACCGCGGGCGTCCGGCTCGCGGTCCTCATGGCCTGCGACTCTGCTGGGTCAGCAGACACCCCGGGCTCGGCCGTGTCCGCCGCCGAACGGCTCGTACGGGAAGGCGTGCCCCACGTCGTCGCCGTGCAGGGCAAGGTCAGCCATAGCAGGGCCGCGACCTTCGCGGGAGGCTTCTTCGATGCCCTGGCCCGGGGGTGTCCCATCGATGTCGCCCTGCGGGAGGGGGCGTTGCTTCTGGACGGTGAGGGGGCCGTGCCGGTCCTCTACACGCAGCGGCGCAGCGCGGACCTGACGGTCGGACTGCTTCCCGAGGCCGGGCGTCCGGTGCTCTCGTCCACCGCCCACCGCCTGCCCGTGGGCGACGGAGGCGGCCGACTACCCATGACGGACGAGCGGTTCCTCGTCCACCTCGACGCGTGCTGGTCCCTGAACGAGGCCCCCCTCCTGGACGTGCTCGCCGACCCGGCGGCTGTCGACCTCCCCAGGCTGCTCGACGCGGCCGAGAGCACGCTCCACGCCGCACGGCACGCGCAGTCCCTACCGCACGAAGGGCCGCGCGTCTGGTACGCCTGCGACGCGCCGGCGGGCCGGCTGCCCCGGACCGAGGGCGAGCTGCGCGGGGCCGTCTACCCGCGGTTCTGGGAGAGTCCCCGGGGCCGGGGGCGGGGTGTCGGACTCGTGGTCCGCTGTCCCGCCGCCACCGCGTTCACGATGGGCGAGGAGTTCCGTGAGGACCTGACGCGGCTGCACGACTTCGGCTGGGACCTGCGGGGCGTCGTGGTCCAGGTACACGGCCCGCGGGCGGACTTCGTGCAGCACGCGGCCGAGCGGGTGGCCCGTGTGCTGCTGCTGGGCGAGTACCTGGTGCGGGAGCAGTCCCGGCAGGGGGAGCGCTCGGACCCGCCCCCGGTGGCCATGCCGTCCGCGCTGGCGCCGCTCACCGGGCCCGGGCGGGCGGCGGGCGCGCTGCTGGAGCGGGTGCGGTCCGCGGACGGCGACCATGAGCCGGGCCCGGCACCCGTAGTCGACGCCCGTGCCGTCGTGGAGCAGCTCAACGCCGAGGACTCGTGGGGAGATCCGGCCAACGAGGCAACCGTGCTCCGTGCCGTGGGTCACTGGTGGCCAGTGCTGCACCGGCGGTTGCTGGCCGCGTACGCCGCCCTGCGCACCGGTCCCGCCCGCGCGTGGTCGCTGCGCTTGGCCGCCGCCCGTGACGGCGACCTGGAGCACTGGCTGAGAAGGGCCGGTAACGCGGTGCCGAACCCG harbors:
- a CDS encoding SseB family protein, which produces MFDNGDDVAEPPAQRSKIADLVNWPAPEAPLAPYEAQVPGPVAPPDDHLMAAARHEFAVLLGEFRRTAVLVPLDETGALWSAEQNGVRWICAFSDGEALARFALARGGAGREWTYRTVLGARLLDVMVPLLPGPAGVALDAGSTDGGMLFPPVAGIVPDVVAVDLGGTQ
- a CDS encoding putative T7SS-secreted protein; its protein translation is MGDLGKFVGDLYDGAGDVVDKGKEILGTGIDKGTDVLGSGLEKVGADEWADKVEDWGDETASSLGAEVGEQQLGQTEEADELIHGRPEKISAAVKNLRDFQKAFDLVGGGMKKLDSGHWKGEAADAFRAKFQTLPTDWLRAADAFEDAAKALETFAGVVTSAQAKAGEAIALYKEGKQDYETAAAAFKEKAEAYNAVRNTDHPLPHPGTFSDPGAAKRRHAQEILQRARRARDDAGEAAKGAITAAMAHAPKEPTGMDRAKQELFDYGVGQGMELAHFGGGVIKGTAGLVNFVRSVNPQDPYNLTHPAEYYKGVNMTLAGLTSTVANPDRALKNAWDAAKGDPSEFLGRLVPELIGTKGGGLIKGGLRAGMKDLAERPKSPNRRGHEDNPDSHGQQCSKVKCAGDPIDVATGRMLLPQTDIVLPGSLPLVFERVFDSSHRAGRWFGTGWSSTVDQRLEIDAEGVVFSCNEGSLLAYPHPAPGVPVMPTHGRRWPLDRVADGYTVTDPETGQVRHFVDQPTGELALLAQIDDRNGRWIAFEHDEAGAPTSIVHHGGYHLKLTTAEGRVTTLHLAGAGPDGTDQEILRYGYTDGHLTTVTNSSGKPMRFDCDELGRITAWTDTNGSRYEYVYDEHDRCIYQAGTNGHLEARFTWDGTDPETGLRMTSMTDGMGHTTQYVINDRAQVVAEIDPLGAVTRFEHDRYDRLLSVTDPLGHVIQATYDEHGRLISVVRPDGRETTAEYNALGLPVRVKGADGTITRQTYDERGNRTSVTDSAGLTSRFAYDEAGNLTLVTKPLGHTIRVVCDRIGLPSAVADPLGAVTRYERDASGCPTTITDPTGATIHLEWTVEGRLSRRTAPDGASESWTYDGEGNCTSHTNPTGAVRQFEYTHFDLLAARTDADGVRHEFEHDTALRLTKVINAQGLTWSYRYDAAGRLSSETDFDNRSLTYTRDAMGRLVSRTNALGQMVRLERNELGQVVRKDAAGEVTTYAYDLTDQVAQATGPSGNTLTVLRDRFGRVREEAIDGRVMAYWYDELGRRTGRRTPSGASTTWSYDAAGRRTGMLASGWAIDFAYDEAGREVTRHIGETLTLEHTFDTLGRLTTQAMARVDGSLVQQRAYTYRADGHLLSTLDHLSGSRRFDLDAIGRVTAVHAANWTETYAYDEANNQIQATWPPDHPGQEAVGARTYVGTRITRAGDVRYEHDNLGRITLRQKTRLSRKPDTWRYEWDAEDRLTSVVTPEGTRWRYTYDPLGRRTAKLRLAEEGETVVERVVFTWDETALCEQTTTSTELPHPVTLTWDHQGLQPLAQRERIAAADAPQEEIDSRFFAIVTDLTGTPSELVDGEGRIAWRTRSTLWGMTTWAANSTTYTPLRFPGQYYDPETGLHYNYFRHYDPATARYLTSDPLGLEPSPNPVAYVLNPHAWVDPLGLAPCPPRIKDGGWDLRNHNPLDIVPGDAEMRVLTPDANGGAQKGVEYKWKDPETGNTARLRVHDKDGTAPAGSNAANGDVYRVVIGGKYQDEAGVLYHRQVHNPNSPHYDPDAANGTHIPWPSQYPLPY
- a CDS encoding CHAT domain-containing protein, which translates into the protein MSGAQDLTIRLSWTDDRKATAVVVDADDRPLHTPQPRALGPNTATAWDEPVPSVVAEMLARALFPPSVRRIVAERAPYLAGDGHLRLRLVLPGAGDEGPRPLGALRWESVRVPSPTAPAVAWEDWAAEAGPLPDGGHELGRHPRFTLVREVRPVRPLPAMDRPGKGLVLVADATSVHGDISTPQHVERVPSPESWRRGDADRQSVTRALNGSWLSARTLPAPATAEEMQRQLASGAGIFYFGGHQTAGGLVVGAEGGIGAAEWLDAGTVAGWLRTAGVRLAVLMACDSAGSADTPGSAVSAAERLVREGVPHVVAVQGKVSHSRAATFAGGFFDALARGCPIDVALREGALLLDGEGAVPVLYTQRRSADLTVGLLPEAGRPVLSSTAHRLPVGDGGGRLPMTDERFLVHLDACWSLNEAPLLDVLADPAAVDLPRLLDAAESTLHAARHAQSLPHEGPRVWYACDAPAGRLPRTEGELRGAVYPRFWESPRGRGRGVGLVVRCPAATAFTMGEEFREDLTRLHDFGWDLRGVVVQVHGPRADFVQHAAERVARVLLLGEYLVREQSRQGERSDPPPVAMPSALAPLTGPGRAAGALLERVRSADGDHEPGPAPVVDARAVVEQLNAEDSWGDPANEATVLRAVGHWWPVLHRRLLAAYAALRTGPARAWSLRLAAARDGDLEHWLRRAGNAVPNPADLPLLDGLAELADSVVLALVRAGLRDTDAFAQWREEDLSPAVLAAVAVAERGRVTGVDLERPDTAVALDRAGLIGPADLPLLDPEGRYPGSWALVTRHPLDERAAAWLNGLDPVLRRLAGLSPAPEAYDLELEEQVSERRRALRPPLPGH